The genomic window ACTTAAGAGGGATGAATATCTTGGCTTTTGCACTTGTGCTGCTGCTAGTGGTCGATGGAGAATAATAAGATATGTATAATCCAAAGAAAAATGTGATACTCGTAGTCATCTTTGTGAGACCCATCCATGTCGTCCACCGGAGTAGAATCAAAATGTTAGTACTAAACAATGACAAAATAAGTTCGATTCTACACTTTCTTCTCCACTCAACTTTAATTTCCCCCTTTGTTTTCTCTCGAATCTccattttttttttttgcgagtatTTATGAATCTCGATGTTTTGGGTGCACGATCGATTACACAAGTTATATGCTTTGTATCGAAATTCAGACGAGAAAGCAGGCAAAGGTAAACAAAATATCAGTACAGTAACTGTAGCATATCACTACAGTAAATGTAGAAAATTCAGTGCCGTTTCTTTTCTTTCAATGAAAAAGAAAGGATGAAAGATAGAGCTGCAGCTAGCCTGACGTACGTACGTTGATGTCTAGCTATGCTCTGCTAATCATCATGCTGTGATTCAGAGAGAGCGGAGATCGCCGGCGCGTTCAGAAGGACGCGGAGGCGCGGGGCGGTTGCGGCGGCGACGGCCAGAACTGCGCGGGTTTGACCTTGGAGACGCTGGTGAGCACGCCCAGCGGCGTCACGTCGCCGACCACCGTCACCTTCTTGCTCGGGATGTCGATGTCGAACGACGTCACGCCCTCCATCTTGGCGAGGTGCTTCTTCACCTTGCCCGCGCACCCCTTGCAGTGCAGCGACACCCTCAAAACCACCACCTGCGTCGTTCTTCTCTCCGTGGTCGTGGACGACCGCGCCAGCACCGCCGCCTTCTGCtgctcctcttcttcttggagggctGTGATCTCCGACGACgacgaagcagaggaggaggacgaggaggtctCTGCTTGCTGTACCGGCGACGGTGCCTCCTTCGCGAAGGAAAGAGGGAGCGAGGCGTTGCCGGGGGGGAACGCGTCGATGAAGGACGGCGGCTTCCCTTCGCCGCCGGGGAACACGTCGatgaacgacggcggcggcggcggggcaagtGCGAGGACGTCGAGGTCGTCGGACTGCAGCCGGGAGGAGTTGAGGAGGAACCTGGACGACGTCGCCGGGCTTACCAGCCTCTTCTCTGAAGATTTAGTCCCAGCAGGAGCGGTGGtgctcttgttcttcttcttcttgttgttgccGTGGCCGCGCTGCTGCTTGGAGTCGCCGGAGGACGCCGAGTCTTTGGCGCTGGCGCtggtgcttggccttggcggctTGGAGGTGGAGGAGCGGTGTGGGTCGCGGAGGCGGGGCGAGTGGCGGTCGAGGGCCCGGCCGCTGCTGCTGCCGACGccgttggtggtggtggttgaggcgATGATGTTGGTGGCCTCGGCGGAGGAGCAGGAGATGGAGATGGACGGCAGGCCCAGGCGCTTGTGCACGCCTTTGAGAAGCAGAGACGCCATGGACTGTAATGGAGCAAGATGGCCGGCCGGATTACTCTGCGTCTCTGGGTTGGGTTGGGGTTGGGTTGGGTTGGTGGTgcacaatgaaatgaaatgaacgACGATTCTCTTCTTCTTCGGCTTGTATTGTATTTGTATGTGCCCACTGCCGCTCGCGTGCTTCAACTTTGGAAGGAAGGGAGGGGCCAAAGCCAAATCCAAAACTGCCACGGAGTACTCTGCTTGTGTTGACGTGGGCCACTAGACACGTGGCACAACTTCTTGACCACGTGTGCACACCATGTCAGAGTAAAGCTAGAAGTCACTCAGGTTTGTGAGTGAGTCGGTCATTGAGCTACTGGCTACGGTCATTGAGCTACTGGCTTTTACTACTTCACCTACCTACCCACCAAATAACTGGACAAGATCAGCAAGGACTGCATGCATGTTGCACACTGACTGACTGCAGATGCATGTCGTGGAATCAGCCCGTTAGTAACTCGAGTCCGTGCACGACCAGCATCGATCGATCGATCACACGAGCGACTACGGAGTGTAATCGACAATGTCAGTAACCACAGGCACCATTTTGTCGTGTAACATGGCCGGACAAGTACTTCAGATTGGTTTGTCTGTTTTATATACTGATGtaatgtcaaaaatgttcttatattatgagacggatgaAGTAGTTTGCTTATGGTATAGGTCAGAGATAAGATGATGCGGCCTGCCTAGAGATTCGATGAAGCTGCCGCTACGTGGTGCCAAGTCTGCACATGGGCCTGCTGAATCAAATCATGAAAACGAGCGTCTGAGACAGATAGATCATGCAGCAAAGCTCAGTGTACTACAGATGTTCGTCTATGAGCATAAATAAACATACCACTAGTACATATTAGAAGGCATCCGATGGTCAGATATGTAAACATATACTCCCTTAGTCCTGTGAAATCTGAAATGTTTATATACAGAAATTTTATGAAAAATTATGTAGTGGAGTAAAAATGTATTGAAAaggtgcaagccaccatctctctcctTTTTAACTATCCTACCTAAA from Triticum aestivum cultivar Chinese Spring chromosome 3B, IWGSC CS RefSeq v2.1, whole genome shotgun sequence includes these protein-coding regions:
- the LOC123072820 gene encoding protein SODIUM POTASSIUM ROOT DEFECTIVE 3-like, with translation MASLLLKGVHKRLGLPSISISCSSAEATNIIASTTTTNGVGSSSGRALDRHSPRLRDPHRSSTSKPPRPSTSASAKDSASSGDSKQQRGHGNNKKKKNKSTTAPAGTKSSEKRLVSPATSSRFLLNSSRLQSDDLDVLALAPPPPPSFIDVFPGGEGKPPSFIDAFPPGNASLPLSFAKEAPSPVQQAETSSSSSSASSSSEITALQEEEEQQKAAVLARSSTTTERRTTQVVVLRVSLHCKGCAGKVKKHLAKMEGVTSFDIDIPSKKVTVVGDVTPLGVLTSVSKVKPAQFWPSPPQPPRASASF